A stretch of the Vibrio gazogenes genome encodes the following:
- a CDS encoding MFS transporter has protein sequence MVYRYRIALIFLIGFFIDCINIFMSAISLPDIARELSVSASSVVWVANSYILGLTLIIPISNWLASQFSDRLTIVASMLIFSLGALLAGTANDFYSLVTFRFIQGVGGGLLIPVGQALTFNLFKNKERAKISTLVMAVALIAPAISPTIGGIIVDHASWRWVFLCNIPFSLLTALLALLWIRSEETKVKRPDLKGLMLVSISLATILIGLSLYADAGSKLKSLLFLIIGFVFAMAYLKYYQDKSDPILDLKMLHNIHMRFSVLIYHAVPGVFTGVNLLSIFFLQDELGWSAEQTGSLMILYATGSFFAMVMGGRLYNRIGAQPLFLSGLLLHSSGIAVLSLAGNTLTLPLLIIAYLLMGMGGGISANTAQTTAMMDFDEEQLTRASTIWNLNRQMSFSIGAAFFTLVFNLLQQYTTDMSAYQLTFLIASVVGLSPLLLIKKLTQKKDSLCYPKEN, from the coding sequence ATGGTTTATCGCTACCGAATTGCTCTCATTTTTTTGATCGGTTTTTTTATTGACTGTATAAATATCTTTATGTCAGCAATTTCTCTTCCTGATATTGCCAGAGAATTGTCTGTATCAGCGTCAAGTGTTGTTTGGGTTGCAAATAGTTATATTCTTGGTCTGACACTGATTATTCCTATTAGTAATTGGTTAGCCAGTCAATTTAGCGATCGATTAACCATTGTGGCATCCATGCTTATATTTTCATTGGGTGCATTATTAGCTGGTACAGCAAATGATTTTTATTCTTTAGTCACTTTTCGTTTTATTCAAGGCGTGGGTGGTGGCCTGCTTATTCCCGTTGGTCAAGCTCTCACATTTAATTTATTTAAAAATAAAGAACGAGCAAAAATATCAACACTTGTTATGGCGGTCGCTTTGATTGCTCCCGCTATCTCACCGACTATTGGTGGCATCATTGTTGACCATGCTTCTTGGCGTTGGGTATTTCTATGTAATATTCCCTTTAGTTTATTAACAGCGTTATTAGCCCTACTATGGATTCGCTCTGAGGAAACGAAGGTAAAACGCCCTGACCTAAAGGGGCTAATGTTGGTTAGTATTTCATTGGCCACAATACTCATAGGACTTTCTCTTTATGCCGATGCTGGTTCAAAACTGAAGTCATTATTGTTTCTTATCATCGGCTTTGTTTTTGCCATGGCTTACTTGAAGTACTATCAGGATAAGTCTGACCCCATTCTTGATCTCAAAATGCTGCATAATATTCATATGCGATTTTCTGTGCTGATTTACCATGCCGTTCCTGGTGTCTTCACAGGAGTGAACCTATTAAGTATATTTTTTCTTCAAGATGAGCTGGGTTGGTCGGCGGAGCAAACTGGATCATTGATGATACTTTATGCGACAGGGTCATTTTTTGCCATGGTAATGGGTGGCCGACTCTATAATCGTATTGGTGCGCAGCCATTATTTCTATCTGGTTTATTATTACACTCCTCCGGGATCGCGGTTCTCTCTTTAGCGGGAAATACTCTCACACTGCCATTATTGATTATCGCCTACCTATTGATGGGCATGGGAGGAGGAATAAGTGCCAATACAGCCCAGACAACGGCGATGATGGATTTTGACGAAGAGCAACTGACTCGAGCCAGTACTATCTGGAATCTGAATCGTCAGATGTCCTTCAGTATCGGTGCTGCTTTTTTCACTTTAGTTTTTAACTTGTTGCAACAGTACACCACGGATATGTCAGCCTACCAACTGACATTTTTAATCGCCTCAGTTGTTGGGCTCAGTCCCTTGCTACTGATTAAAAAACTCACCCAGAAAAAGGACTCGTTATGTTATCCGAAAGAGAATTAG